The region TTTCGCATCCATGGCCAGAATGGGTCGCGATGATGGAGCGCCTCCTTTCCAATGGTTACTTGAATCGCGGGGACTGCATGGATTCCAACCGCATCAGGACTGCTTGCTTGGACTTCGCAAGGGACCGGGTCAATCTCATCAGGTGACGTTTTCTTGattaccttttcttttcttgcttcTGGGTTTTGATTTTGAACAGGTATAGTCTGTGCGGGAGTTGGTAGATTCATAAAAtggttatttttgttgttttattgtcatttattattattatttttatgttgattAATTATGATGAGCTTGAATGGTAGGTAAATTCATGAAGCTTTGTTGCTTGTGTTATTGTTCGGTAACTAAACAATCCagagaaatttaatttttctgacTTCAATCTTTTGTGGCCATTGAAAAGCCATTCACTTTGGCTCTTTTCATGTTCAATCCATTTCCTTTTGGAATTAAAGGCATCACTTTGTTCTTGTTTATCCAACTATTGATCTAGTTCTTTGTCAGAGTtatcactcatcttctttcccGTATGCagtttcttctttcttgagCCTAGTGCATTTTATCCGAGAACTGCTTTTACCATCTACTCCAAGAGCTGTGTGGCAAGCTCTAATCTAGCTTCATTTTTTGGAGAGTGAAATGTTAAGAATTCAATGTCATTatgtgattgttttttttttttcctttcatcttGGAATAAGAAAAACCAGTTGAATGGTGGAAAGGGCAGCATATTACTATTTCTCTGGAGGAATTAATTTCTAAGTTTATAGGAAGGCTTAAAAAATCATGCTATTGGTGGGATAGAGCTCAGGATGAGGATCTAAATACCATGAAATGAAGTTTAAGCTTCCAAATGCAGTTTTCTTCAGTCAAGCTAAATCTACGTGAGGGAACTATGAACTGTCATTCTGCATTAGGATTTATTTATGACCTTAAATCTGCAAGAATTCCAATAATGAAGTCAACATCAATCATTGTAAATCATTTAAAGAACTGTAGGCGGcatgtaatttataattttctagtGAATATGTTTCTGTAAAGCATATTTTACCTCAGGATACAGCAAGTTGCTTGACTTTTGGTGTATGTATACTTAGGAACCACACAAAGCGCCTTCTCTGAAAGGCCATGTTCTTATTTCCGATTGTTTGTAGTGTGAGGTGAAAAGTTCTATAAAGCAGTCTCAATTTATACATATCATTTTTCTGTTCAGGCTGTGGAAGATTATtgtttctcattaaaaaataaaaaataaaaaattgattccGTGTGAAGCTCATTAAGAAAATCCAAACTTTAAGTACTTGCTTTACTTTAACATGAGAAGAAGAGTATATTCTTCCTAGCCGTTACTGTAAACCTTCAACATGATTGCCCTTTTTTCTTGTATTCATCATACTTGATTTTTCCCCCTCTTATGTTAGCCTAGTGCTCTATTCTTGGTTCTAACCGTAATATTGAAACCGGGAAAGTAACGTAGTCATTGTTGTTATGTATATGCATCTTAATTGGTAAGACGCTTTTTTTGGTAATAGAGCTGAGAATCAGCTAGTTACATTGCCAATCTTAATACCATAATTGGTAAGACACAATTGCTGCAGATAAAGGTAATGCTGACATTCAACTTTGCTGCAGATATTTTTCGCGAAGAGACATTCAAGTCATTGTTGGATGTGGTTGCCCCAGTCTGGACAGGAAAGTAGTTAACTCAGGCAAGCGTTTGAGGGCTCATGTTGGCATTGAGGAAGGAAACGTATGTAGAAGTGCTCCGtaaaaatctttttcttcttcctgctacaatgatttgaaATACTAAGTCGTTCTTTCTTGATAATTCATTCCCTTGTCAAACGCATTTGTTAGGTTTGCAGCTCGTGCAATTTACGTGGAAATTGTGAGAGGGCATATGTGAATGCTCTTGTTGATGAGGCTGGAAGAACTATTGATGTTATGCGCATTTTGTTGACATATGCACTAAATGAAACTTCAGGATCAGTTGAGAATCAGGCTTGtttaaagaaaaacatcaagGAATCCTCTAGGAAGCTTTTAAGTGAAATGCTGGAATTCAGTGAGAAGGAGCAGGGGCCTGTTACCTCAGAAGTGACATCTGGTAGACCTTTGTCTCAGCTGCACAAATTTGGTGCCCACGAAATGCCAAAAAGCCAAATGAATGTTCCCATGAAGCAAGGCGATTGGATTTGTCCCAAGTATTGTCATAGCACACCTTAGATTTCCTGAATAATATTCCTAAGTAACTGGAGATGATGGTTGTGTATTTTATTGCTAGATGCAACTTTCTCAACTTTGCCAAGAACATCAAATGTTTGCGGTGTGATGGGTTATTCCAGGAGAGACTTAAAAAGTTGCATGAGGATAGTGACCACCTTCCTTTAAAGAAAGGAGATTGGATATGCACAAAGTAAGGTTGTTTCCTTCAACCATTCTAAATCTAAATGGAATTTTGCCTTATTTATTTTCCCAACTTTGCAGGtgcaatttctttaattttgcaaAGAATACTAGATGCTTGCAATGTCATGAAAAGCCACCAAAACGGGACCTCATTCCTGGTGAATGGGAATGCCCATCGTAAGTCATGTATACAAGTTTTTTCCATAGCTAGAGCTTCATGTAATTTTTATCCTATAGTATGTGAGAGTAATGATCAACTTAGTTATTTCTGAGGAATCTGATAATTTTAATTGTCCATGTGGGAGGATGGCATTTCTTTCATGCTATGAATGAACAAATAATTTTTGCATCCAATTAATTACAGTTTTCATACTGCTTTAGATGTAGCTTCTGCTTTCAGTAAAATCAACAATTTCAGTCATCACATTGACATGAAATGGCTTCGACTGCTCTTTTCCAGGTGTAATTACATCAATTTCCGAAGAAACATGTTGTGTTTGAAATGTGATTGGAAACGTCCTAAAGGGACGAATAATGGAGAGAACACAACTGTCTCCCTTCATGATATGCAAGGTCATCACAAACACAATGGCCTTAACTTTTCCAGAGATGGTGCTGATGGTGTCAATAAATGGAGATATGATCGGCGGACTCCTCAAAGCGGAGATGAAAAACCGGACTTCTGGAGTGAGgaagatgaaaacatgaattctTCAGATAATTTTTTTGAGTATGATAATTTTCCAATAGTTGGAGGTAAGAGTGCAGTTTCTCAGAATCCTCTCCTGAGGGAGAGGTGGAAAGAGGAAATGTTAAAGAAGTCTCAGGGGATGTTGAATGATGAGGAAGATGGTGGCTCAGGTTTTGCTAGTTTTAGTGGTGTAGAAGAGTTAAATGAATccagtgatgatgatgatgatgttgctGCGTGGTTCAAATGCAGAGGTGACAATAGCAAGTGAGTGttcattattgttaattttactGATTCACTTCTTTGAATGTTTAATTGTGAAAAATACTTGGAGAACAACAGCTATTGAAAGTGTGGTTTCTAGTATAAGTTACTAAGAAGTGCTTAACTTGTGCTTCTGGTTTCCTAGAAGCCAATCCAAATACGGCCTAAAAGCTACACTCTGGTTCTATTTCTCCCGTCTAGCTTCTGAGGAGCTCTGAAGTATGTATTTCAAGGAAATTTTGAGTTGTTTAAATGAAGTCACGGTGCTCTATTTTTAGAGTTGGTTTTCTTTCTGTTTGTATATTTTTGTCAATAACTTGTGTTTGAGTGCTTGTTCTGAGTTATTTGTACCTTGGCCCAATTTTTAAAGGAACTTTTCAGGAAATATATATCGTTTTCTACCGTGGAAGTTATTTTTTCTCATCCGACCCAAATTTAACCAAAATTCTCGGAATTAATTATAGAATAATGCTTGATATACTgtaaactgaaaaaaaataaataataataattaatactgCTGTTTACAATTAGTCCAAATCTTAAGGGTATATCTATGAAATACCATCGAGATTCTCACGGTCACGTGCGATCCACGTCCGATTCAATCTCTATAAAACGGCACAGAGATAAAGATGGGGAGCCATGGTGTTGCCCTAGTTTTTACTCCGCCGCAACTCCATCCTCTCCTCTTCCGTCTTGGTGCGTTTTCCAAGCTTTCTCTATCTTTGTTTTCCGAAAGATTTCGTATTCAACTTGAGAGTGTGTGTTTTTCTTTGGAGATTTGATTTGCTTCTATGGATAGGTGGGTTTGTGTTTCGGTTATATGCTTTTACTTCTATTTCGATTTAgggtttcattgttttttttttcttttgcttggaACCCACTTGTTTCAACTATGTCTCAATCTGTGGTGGAAAAAggttaaaatcttatatttaatgtttttgctCACCTTTGTGGGTTTCTAGCGAATATTGATCGCAGATTTGGCGACATTTATAGGCTTGAATATTTaatcatctttttttatttagcaaTTTATGTGGCTGGGGATCTTCACTTGTTCATTGCATTAGTTATTGAtcaaatttggatttttatatatttgattaaggTATTTGTCACTCATTTGTTTCGTCTTTTTGACGAATAACCCTAAAAGCTAGCAGCTTTCTTATTCCTCTCGGGATCCGATTGCATATAGAGCCTGAACCCGGTCAAAGAGCTGCAAGATTAATCTAGTTATGGTACCTTTGGACATGCGATTTCATGATTAGGTTGGATTTCTGCATTTTCTCGTGGGTTCTACATCTATAGATATCTAATTCTGCaactatttgtttattttttttttgttattttcttataatttcttTGGCTCGATGATGACTATTTTTGCTTTAACCACACTGAATTGAAGCCGGATGAGGGGTTCTTCCATGTTCCCTGTTCCTCTGGTCTCTCTCTTGGTGTTGCCTTGTGATCTGGTCTCTCTTCAAGGGGGAATTGTCTTCCTTCTTTTAGTTCCCACCTGAAGAGTGGTTGGAGAAGGCTTCAGCAAGTGTGAGACCAGAAGATCGGTAATGGTATCAATCATGGGAGTTCCTCTCTGATGGGATCTTCCTTATGTGGAAAACATTGGCCATTTTCTGAGAGCCTTTATTGTTATTTAGCTTACTTTTTGTacttgtatttgtgtttttgggtgaaatgattttattagattttgatttggagttTTGGTTTTTGATAGCAAAATAATGGCTTTCCAATTAACATAATAAGAAATGACGTTTTTTTGACATATATGTAAcattttaatatcataaattgttcattcttttaaaaaaagtgattcCTATTATGTTGTAGTTAGACTTTAGAATATGAATATCCaaagatttaattattgatatgCATCAGAATTTGTTTAACAATTTGATAGTTTTGAAGTGTtcatgttggttttttttttttgctttatgcCCTTCAACATCATTTCTGTAGTTAAAATTGAGTTGGCATATTATCTTGGTGGTGCTGTGTTTCATCTCATTCATTTACTCTAGTAAAGTTATTGTAAATCTTCTTATAGTTACTTGGTTCAATGATGACTATATGCTTTAAACCACACTGAAATTGAAGCCTGAAGAGGGGTTCCTTTTATGTTTTCTGCTGGTAACTCTTTCCCTTGCCAAGTGAGAGGTTGAGGGGTTAACTCCCTCTCACAATGTTCGTTGAGGTGCCAAGTGAGAGGTTGAGGGGTTAATTCCCTTTCACAGCATTGGTGGAGGTGGCTAAGTGAGAGGTTGAGGATTAACTCCCTCTCACTGCATTCGTTGAGGTGCCAAGTGAGAACTTCAAGGATCAACTCTCACAGGATTGATTCAAATAGTCAAGTGAGAGGTTGAGGGATTAACTCCTCTCTCACAATATTGGTTGAGGTGCCAAGTGAGAACTTCAAAGATCAACTCTCACAGCATTGATTCAAATAGCCAAGTGAGAGGTTGAGGGATTAACTCCCTCTCACAACATTGATTCAAGTAGCCAAATGTGAGGTTGAGGGATTAACTCCCTCTCACATTGTTGGTTGAGGTGCCAAGTGAGAACTTCAAGGATCAACTCTCACAGCATTGATTCAAATAGCTAAGTGAGAGGTTGTGGGATTAACTCCCTCTCGCAATATTGGTTGTGGTTTCAAGTGAGAACTTCAAGGATCAACACTCACAGCATTGATTCAAATAGCCAAGTGAGAGGTTGAGGGATTAACTCCCTCTCACAATGTTGGTTGTGGTGCCAAGTGAGAACTTCAAGGATCAACTCTTACAGCATTGATTCAAATAGCCAAGTGAGAGGTTAAGGGATTAACTCCCTCTCACAATATTGGTTGAGGTGCCAAGTGAACTTCAAGGATCAACTCTCACAGCATTGATTCAAATAGCCAAGTGAGAGGTTGAGGGATTAACTCTCTCTCACAATATTGGTTGAGGTGTCAAGTGAGGTTCATGGATCTACTCACACAACATCGATTCAAGTAGCCAAGTGAGAGGTTCAAGGATTAACTCCCTCTCACAATACTGGTTAAGTTGAGTGGCATATGCTTCTTATTCAATGGGAAAAGAAAAGGGCTTCTGCAAGAGTTACCATTGAGGATTTGGTTTGAATCTGTTTTTGGAACCCCTCTGATGATGGATCTTTACGTGGAGGCCTTTAGCTATTTTCTGAGAGCCTTATGTGTGATTAATATTTATGGTTTATTCTTTAGATATGGTTagatatttgttttctttcttaaatCATGACTGCCATGGAAGCTTGAAATATCCCTAAACTGAAGCTTTATGAAAAGgtatcttttctcttttttctcttttttgcttAAATGTTGGCTGgtgatttatgtatatatgtataataataatcaagCTGATACAAAATACATTTTGCTGGAATTGAATGCTATGCTTACTAGGTAGGAAATAATGCTCTTATGAGATGTCATTTATTTAGGACCATTAGCAAAATAAAACTTACGTCTCAGTGGCACAAGAATTACaaagtataatttatatgtcgGGTTTTTGGTATTGTTGATTTTTCATAGTATAAATCAAATTAGATGTATAGTCAGTTTCTTGTTATGAAGCTTAGGAACTGTTAAAGTTCATCAGAAACACTTGGCTTAAAAATTTCCAAGAAATGTAGAGCTTATATATCTGTGATTTGGTGGTTCTTATTTTGGTGTTGGACCAGCAAGTCATTTTATGCGGGTCTGAAGCTCCGGTATGCAAGACAATACACAAGAAAAGTCTTAAAAAGTTAATGGACACTTGGGTTATGGAAATTCTTTATAATAAAGCAACGACAGCCGTTGTAATTTTATAGTCCTTCTGGATTGGATGATTTATTGTTTCCATTGGGAATTGGAGGTGTTCATTGCTCAATGAGAAATTAGTGAACCATCTTCATGAAAATTAGCAAGACATACATGCAGAGAAGCAAGCGTTCGGAACTGAATGGTGGTGCTGTTGAGCAGTAAGTGAACTTGTACATATTGGAGAAAGTTTTTAGAGTATAAAGGTATACACGCTCATAGAAGAAGGGAACTGTTTTGTGATATATATGCGGAAGGAATGTAAAATAAAGTGTTATTTCTGTTCTTAAAAAGGAGGaatatatttctcaaaatttaatGCTAGAACAATCATTTCTAGTAAAAGTTTTATCCGAATGAAACTAATCTTGTTTAAATTTTCGGAACCCAAATAATTAttctccctctttttttttaattacgtttaggatttttttatttttttaatttatttattgaaattttttttatgtaatattaaatattattttataaaattaattgtttatatttaatgtattttataatttttaataaatatatttaagtaaaattgataaataaaaagaaaaaaaaagggatctAAGTTTTATTATAAGATGTGATCATTGAAcattaatatttgtaaaaaaattaatcagcTGTGCTTgcaaaaattgatttgattttgttttcataatttaagATGTGatcattttggtttttatagaaaaataaatgtgaTACTGACACCTTAGCAATAATAGAGAGGTTGGCAGCTGTATTTTTCAATTGAGAAAAGGTTGAAAGTGATTTTAAATTAACATTTCTAAATTAGCTTGCTTCGGTTTTACCATACAAAAAGCGAACCAACTAATTCATTTTTCTCTATTGAGTAATGCCAACAGCTCCTGTGACGCTCATAGCTAtcattagaaattttaattaattgattcagTGGATTTTGGCGAGATGTGAACGACTTAGGTCAAACaaaaatggaatttaacctcggaaaaaattgaaatatctCTATTATtaggtgggaaaaaaaaaaatcaaatcaaatcaaatttggtTCTGCATTTATTGTACGATTTGTGGGGGTAATTATAAATTTCACCAGACCTGAAGTTTTGTCGTGACGTCATCATCTGAGTATTCACGTGTGTAATAAATGCCCTTCGAAGGGACCAAAACGTTTCTCTCTCTATTTTCCATTTCCTCGGTTGTAGGTTTTTTAGCGGGTTTCGAATCCCGTTATCTCCTGTGGCGTTTGCCTCCTCTTGCCGCAATCCTCCCttctcttttgcttcttcttgccCCCCCCACTTGCAcccgcttcttcttcttcttcttcttcttcttgttggctTCTGCCATGGGCTCTGAAGAATCTCGGGTGGTTGGTGCGTTTCCTCTTATAGATctcttttgtgtttgtttagtttatgttttgattatttaagtcatttgttttcattgtcgATTTTGAGTTCTGATTCTTgaaatgtttgtttttcatgtattttttttttttatatatattgtgttgATTGATTGGTATTACATATGATTCAATCTGCAAAGTTTGATCTTGTTCTTGTTAAAGATGGTTGGAAGTGACAATTGAAAGGGGGAAATGTGAAAAATGatgcctttttttctttcttctgttATTTGAGTCAATAATGTGACTGTGACCCTAGGTTGCTTTTGTTCTTAGAGAAATAGGGGGTTTTGGATATGAGGATTTTATTGGGGctttgtttttatgaatttcACTGTAGGTATCAGTTGTTTATATTCTAGGTTGTCTAGGCACGATTTTCCATTTGATTATGTGTTTCTAATTTTGAGCAATCTAAAGAATAAGGATTGACCCTTTGATAATGTTGCCAATATTGATATGATTATTAGTATCCACTTgttgttattttgaatgaaattttatttcCATTGGTTAGTGGTAAGAATGTGCTACTGATTGGTACATATGGTGCCATGATAAGAATGGAAGAGCATGGAAAGTTTTGCTATGATTCTAGGAATGAGGAGGAAAATTGAGCTAATGGTGATGATGACCCAAAGGAATGAAAGGTTGTGACGGGACATGCTACCTTGACTAAAGGATCACTATTATGGCCTTATTATACTAGTGTGTTTGGAGACGTGATTGTGTATTTGGCAGTGATTGTGCAGGCATAAAACTTTTTGAACCTATAGCGCATCACTGCGCTTAGGTGTTTCAACACCTGAATCagaatgttttctttcattttttgctTGTATTTGTAGGCCATAGTTTGAAAATTCAAACCTCTTTATCTATGATGTGGATGCTTCTCTTTCCATCTCGTTTTTTCTACACATCCTATATGATTTGAAACCTTGGGTGTTGCTTCCTCCTCATTTTAAACATATTCTTTTGGAAGACATTGTTGGTTACTTGTCAGTAGCTCAAAACGATGGAatagatttttttggttttagttaTTTTTGGTAGATGGAAgtatatactttttttcttattttcaacttgaaatgAGGATTATCGGAATAGCTTTAGCTCTTGCGCATTCAACTGTACCAGGTTTAGTAATCAGAATTGGTATTCAAAATGGAATAAATGGCTCACTGGCTGCTATCCATAGTTCCAAGTAGTGCTCCAAAATAGGAACACAATTTGAACAAAATGTAATTAAGAATAAggatgaattttgaaatttgagttGTTCTAACTTTGTAATTCACTTACAAACACTATCTGAGAGACTGTATCCTCAATTGAATAGTTTCTCATTGTAATTGGCCCTTGATACGTCATCAATAGGCAAATATTGGTTGTTGTAATGTAAGTTACATAGACAAGGAGTCGTACTTGTTTGTCTTGGTCCAACCTTTGTCTTCTTGTAGTGCTAATGATAAATAAAGATATACGGGATCTTTATCTGATGCTATGATGATTTGGTCAATGTTGTAGGTTGAGATTCAAGATTAATCATTTTTAATGGGTAAGCTATTAAAAATAGCACCTATTGATGAGTATATTCCTTCAGTCATTTATAAACATAGCAGGAAGTGATGTGAATGTCCCAGTGATGTAGAATGAGTTAAAAACAACCATATAACTAAATTAAGAGTAAAGTATAGATAGATCTAACAAACTTTTATGGATGATAATTTGACAATGTACTAACAGATGCAATCCATGTCTTCCATAGATACTCTCAGAATGAGCCATAATCAATGCTTCTTTTTGCATTCCATAATTATTGGAGTTTGTTATGCTCATCTGATGTTCACAGAAAATCTTGTACCACCTGTAATCCCTTTCTTTTTGGTTCAAGAGTGTTGTGGGATTGAACAGAGCAACACAAGTTTGTTGAATAGCTTTATTTATTACTGTacaatatttgtggaagaaAGTTGATTACCTGTGCTTCCGGAAAAGTCACAACACATCACATTCTCCTGAGACAGATTAAAGAGTGAATTGTGAAACGACTAATAACATATGAATGTTCATTTGCTGCAGTTCCAAGAAGTTTCAGACTTCTGGAAGAGCTTGAGAGAGGTGAGAAGGGTATAGGTGATGGAACAGTTAGCTATGGAATGGATGATGCTGATGATATCTTCATGCGTTCTTGGACTGGAACTATAATTGGTCCACATAATGTATGTCCCTGTGCCTGATCAAAGATAGTAGTTCTCTGTAGTCTGCCTATGTTGTGTTTCTTCTACTTGAACTTCTGCAAAGATTTTCTAATATCTGCACAATAACATGCACAAATTTTCAGACTGTTCATGAGGGTCGAATTTATCAACTGAAGCTCTTCTGCGACAAAGGTTATCCAGAGAACCCACCAACCGTGCGTTTTCAGAGTCGAATCAACATGACTTGTGTAAATCAGGAAACTGGATTGGTACACTCTACATGTTACCATTTCATTTGCTTGCTCTTTAATTAATGGTAAACTGAAAAACATACTTCAAATGATTTATATTTGCTTTGCCAGGTTGAACCAAGCCTATTTCCAATGCTTGCAAACTGGCAAAGGGAGTACACTATGGAGGACTTACTTACCAGTTTGAAGAAAGAGATGGCTTCTCCTCAAAACAGAAGACTATATCAACCACCAGACGGAAATGATGATCAGAGGATTGATCAGAAGGGTCTGGTTTTCAGGTGCACCATTCTCTGAGGTTAAGATACAAGCGCGGCAGAAATTTGTACATATTATCCGAGCACAACTTATGAACCATCCTGCTACTGAAATTTGTCGGTGAGGCAAGATTGAATGCATGCTAAActcataaacaataatttatgttaaattatatAGCTAAAACTATTGTGTAAAATAGTAGAGCTAAGATGTTTAGAGCTTTTGTTGTTGTGGTAGTAATAATCTGTTGTAAGTTAAACACTCAATAAACTTTGCTGTTGATATTAGTGAATCTCATTTGTATAATCTGATTTAGAACTAATATTAGCTTTCGCTTTAGCagcaaacaaaaaacaagataaTAAATTACTATATCACCGCCCACACATGGAGATGattttcaaaacaataaaaaaaaaaaaaaattgacacttTTTATCGTTGGAATTAAGGATCATGTTTACAATGGCAGagttagtaataaaaaaatgtttgtcaTAGAAAAAAGAACTGCAAACAGCAGCTATCAGGGCCTGTTTTGGGTAACTGGGAAGAGCACCAAGCTTGTCTGGTCAGGAGATATGTAGCTCTTTTTGTGGAAGCAAAATGGATAGTGATATAACCATAAAAAGAAAGCAAGTAGTGGATGGAATcataaaaaatctatattttctttttttctacttattctttaatatttttgataGCTAAAGTAGACTAAAGAACAGTACAACTCTGCCATGATCTTATCCTTT is a window of Dioscorea cayenensis subsp. rotundata cultivar TDr96_F1 chromosome 5, TDr96_F1_v2_PseudoChromosome.rev07_lg8_w22 25.fasta, whole genome shotgun sequence DNA encoding:
- the LOC120260218 gene encoding uncharacterized protein LOC120260218 yields the protein MHRRLHLVRLSHSLTDPKLGFVRRELEGFQSSRPSPIPVPVPVPKSTDQGRSLEISHPWPEWVAMMERLLSNGYLNRGDCMDSNRIRTACLDFARDRVNLIRYFSRRDIQVIVGCGCPSLDRKVVNSGKRLRAHVGIEEGNVCSSCNLRGNCERAYVNALVDEAGRTIDVMRILLTYALNETSGSVENQACLKKNIKESSRKLLSEMLEFSEKEQGPVTSEVTSGRPLSQLHKFGAHEMPKSQMNVPMKQGDWICPKCNFLNFAKNIKCLRCDGLFQERLKKLHEDSDHLPLKKGDWICTKCNFFNFAKNTRCLQCHEKPPKRDLIPGEWECPSCNYINFRRNMLCLKCDWKRPKGTNNGENTTVSLHDMQGHHKHNGLNFSRDGADGVNKWRYDRRTPQSGDEKPDFWSEEDENMNSSDNFFEYDNFPIVGGKSAVSQNPLLRERWKEEMLKKSQGMLNDEEDGGSGFASFSGVEELNESSDDDDDVAAWFKCRGDNSKPFEGTKTFLSLFSISSVVGFLAGFESRYLLWRLPPLAAILPSLLLLLAPPTCTRFFFFFFFFLLASAMGSEESRVVVPRSFRLLEELERGEKGIGDGTVSYGMDDADDIFMRSWTGTIIGPHNTVHEGRIYQLKLFCDKGYPENPPTVRFQSRINMTCVNQETGLVEPSLFPMLANWQREYTMEDLLTSLKKEMASPQNRRLYQPPDGNDDQRIDQKGLVFRCTIL